Genomic segment of Canis aureus isolate CA01 chromosome 16, VMU_Caureus_v.1.0, whole genome shotgun sequence:
gtcttgggaggtttttgatgactgcttcaatttcctccctagttattggcctgttcaggttttctatttcttccggTACAGGTCTTTACTTGCAAGCACTTACTGAGCACCCACTCACCAATGCCTTCGacaagtttattatttatttatttattttaattttaattttattttattttatttttattggagttcaattttccaacatatagcataatacgcagtgttcatcccaccaagtgcccccatcagtgcccatcacccagtcaccccaaccccctgcccaccttcccttccactagaCAAGTTTAGAGTCCCCCTAACAGTGCACACAGGTTTCCACTCCTTCACATTCTCGCTGAAGCTTGCTCTCTCCTGTTTTTTTTGGtgatagccattctgacaggtggaagcgatgtctcatcatggttttgatttgcctctCCCTGACAagaagtgatgttgagcaccttttaaTGTACCTGTtgcccatttgtatgtcttctttggaaaaatgtctatttggttcctctgcccatgtttttgtttaataaaaagattttatttatttatttgacagagagagagagagagcaagcacaagcaaggggagcagtggagggagagggagaagcaggctccctactgagtagggagctgatgtgggctccatcccaggactgtgggattatgacctgagctaaaggcagatgcttaacagactgagccacccacccaggttccccctgTTGtatttcttgagagagagagagagagcatgagtgcagagagagggacggagagagaaggagagagaatcttacgtCCCATGCTCAGTGAAGTCCAACATGGAACTTGATGAGGCActtaatctcatgactctgagatcatgacctgagtcaaaatcaagagtcagggacacctgggttgcttgggggttgagtgtctgcctttggctcaggtcgtgatcccagggtcctgggatcaagtcccgcatcaggctccctaaggggagcctacttctccctctgcctatgtctctgcctttctctgtgtctctcatgaataaataaataaaatcgtttttaaaaaatcaagagtcagatgcttaatccactaagccacctctctctgcccatgttATAATTGGATTggccaaaggatacaaacttttGATTATAAGATGAATATATTCTGGAGACCTAATGCataacatggtgactacagttaataataattattatacacttaaaagatgctaagagagcagatcttaaatattctcaccacaaaaaagaaatggtagtgATGTGGCACGATGGAGATGTTAGCTAACCCCACAGTGGTAACCAATTTGCAATATGTGTGCATCAACAACACGCTGAACCTTCATACCACATAATATGTCAGTTGTATCTAaataatctggaaaaaataaaataaacttggggaccattaaaaaatacatgtatatagtttgaaaatatgtatgcatatatgtggcAACCTCATGAAGAAAACTAggagaaaatgaatgtaaaatttgTAGTGGTTTCCTCAAGGAGGACCTTGGGGCTTCAGAAATATTAAcagtgttttttactttttttttttttttttttttttagtgttttttactTAAGCTGTGAGGTGGGCACCCGAGGGTTGAAGTGTATTTGGAATTTAAGGAGTGTGCATTTATTGGGAACGTTCTCAATGTCCATGATACATTGCaggaaaagtcacaaaaatgtTTACAAAGTATTCTGATGGGAATACAGACAATGGCTGGATGAATTGTTCAGAGGGCCATTCCCATCCATCAGAGGGACTGTATTCTGGGCGGGTCGCAGTGGGTGGGTCTTGGTGTTACTGGTTTTCATTATCAGGCGGTCTCCGCCTCACCCCAGAGCCCTTCTGAGGTCTGTTCACCTAGAGAACAGCACTGAGGAAGCCCAGGAGCAAGGGCACCTCCAGGAAGATCAGGAGCAGGAAGTAgatcctgctgagcagggacctgtAGGGGACACGGGGACAGACAGTGAGCCACACATCCTCAGGTAGAGGCCTGGTACCCTCCACTGTCCTTCTGTCCCTGGGCCCATGTCCTGAGGCCACAGCAGTCCACACAGAGATCAGTCCCAGGTGGGTCCATGGGCAGGGCAACCCCACACTACAGACCACTCCCGTGACCCTCAGGCTAAGAACTGCCCTTGAGACAGGACTGTGGATGCGGAAAGGGCCCGGCCACTGGAATGACATGAGGGACACGCCAGGGAGTGGGCGGGACCTTGGCTGGGAATTGAGGTCTACCTAAGCCCTCCCCATTTGGGGGTTACTCTGTGTGGGGGATAGACATCAGTGTCAAGGTTATTGTTTGATGTTTGCTCTTCCATAAACTGTATTTCCCAGGAGGGATTGGAAATGTTTGCCTCAGTCCCAGGGAGCATCTGGCGCCTGTGCGGTGCCTCTAAAAGGTTAGCCTTAAAATTCAGTGGGtggagatggaaggaaggaatgacCTCACTCACCTCTCCCCTCCGTCAGAGGCCTGGTCTTCAACAGGATGACTCTCCATCCAGGGCCTGTGGGGGAAGCAGGGGAGAGAGTGCAGGGGTCACTGAGCCCCAGAGCACCTGGCCTGGGCCAGGATCTGAAGGCCCCCTTTGGAAAACACTTACACTTGCTCTTTCCTGTCCTTGGAGACTGATTTCTGCAGGCACCTGAGAGCTGGCTCCTCAATCCTGCAGGACTCCAGGGAAATGTCCTCTCCCTGGCAAGGCCTCTCTGATCATTGTGTATTAGATAACGATCCTGCCACCTGTCACCCTCCCACACATGCTCTTCCAGACTCATCTGTCCTATTTCCCCCAAGCATTCATCACAAACTGGCATACTTCGAATGATGAATGTGCTGACTTCTTCACTGTGCGAATTTCCCAACTTTTGTCAGAGCAGGGTTGTGTCTAGGTGGCCCAGAGCCGTGTCCTCAGAAGAGCGGCAGGCACTTGTAGGACTTCCACAATTAGACGTGGAATTACTAAAGAAGTGAGGGACCTAGGTCAAGAGAGCCCCACCCCCATTCTTCACCCCTCCGCGTTGCCTAGAGAGCACCCTGGTGTCAGAAATCTCCAGTTGCTGGCCCCTTACCCAGGACGTTGCCTGCTGTTGGAGGTCTCCTGTGGGGTTGTGGTGCTCCACGTGGATGCTGGAAGGATCGTAGAAAGAACTGAGGTGCTGGTGGGCCTCCCAGAACTGGGGTCtcctgggagagagggagaaacccaTGTCAGGCCTGCTGTCttcccccaggctccccctcTGTCTGCTGTGAGGTTCTGACTCACAGAGTTCTGGTCACTCAGGCCACCTGGACAGATGTCCTGGCTTTGGCATCCCCCCACAGCTATGCCCAGGCCTGACTGGGACTTGGCCCTTCCCTTGATCCACCCTCCAGGGGTGCACCCTGGCCAGGTGGACACTTTCAGATGCAGAGTCATCCTGCTTCCTGGGGAACATGAGAGTGTGTGGAGAGAGCACCTGGGTCCGGTCTCAGCCACACCACACCTTGTTTACCCCAGCAGAGGATGGGGTGAGGTTTAGTCTGTAGAGATGGATCCAGAgtgtggggtggggtagggtgcgGCAGGGTCCTCAGGCATGGCTATGTCTGGAGTGAGGGTCACAAAGCAAGGCACTCAGCAGAGTCTACACTGAATGAGTCGACCCTGGCACTCAATGACTAGGCCCCTGAATTGTCAGCCAGGCCTGGGAAACTGGGTGGCCCCTGGACAGTCCTCTCTGGGGTAGGGAATGACCCGAAAGAAAGATCTAGAGGGACAGACATACACCCAGTGGACCCCATAGAAAGAAGTCTGTCTTGAAGCCAACTGGACAAAGGTGTTTCCCTCGAAGGGCAGGTGGTGTCCGTGGACACTCAGCTCCTCACTGTTAAACAGGAATCCACAGAAGGCATGGGAGGGAAATGTCCCGTGTGAGAGAAACAAAGACCTACAGAAAGGACCCCAGAGGAACCAGAGAGAAATTCAGAATAAGAGCACAAGATACAAATCTACAGCCTTAGATGGATGACCTCCCTGCAGGTCTTAGGCAGCAAAAACAGAGTTCTAGTAAAGAAGaactattgggacacctgggtggctcagtggctgagtgtctgcctttggctcagattgtgatcccaggatcctgggatcaaatcctgcatcgggctccccacagggaccctgctactccctctgcctgggtctttgtgtctctcatgaattaaaaaaaaaaaaaaagaaactatttgcaGCACATGGAAGTATATTTGGGGTCATAGGACCTGaaaactcatttttctcatccttCTTCCCCTTTGTCTGCGGGGGGAATTTTAGGGGAATCTCTGGGCTCCCTCCTGTGGGGACAAGgggccagagggggagggaagggtcaAGCTGGAGGGGCTGAGTGGTCCCCAAATGGTCACAGTAGCCCTCTCTCGAGGCTGCAGCAGACCCCCCAGGATCAGAGCTGTGAGGCTGGAGCCTCATGAACCATCCATGACCCAGTCATGTCCAGGTGCAGGGGCAGCCagtaagggaagggaggaaatgcCCTAGGGGTCCTAGGGAAGACAGAGTGAGGTCCAGGGAGAGACTCGGGTCCTCTTGAGTGAGGACAGGACCCTTGTTAAGACAGGAAGGCAGCCATCCCCAGACTCAGGGCCATTCCCACTCATCCCCCCGTGAGAGCTTTAGGGGTGAGAGTGTGTCGGGACGTAGTGTACAGAGGCACCAAGGACAACCagacatgtgcatgtgcatgttgAGTGTGCAGACAACACAATGCGTACATGCACAAATGCACCCATGCCTAGACATGCACACGCACATATAACAGATtccacacatggacacacacacacacataaggacATATACATGCACGTCCGGGGTGTCCTGCGTCACCGACCCCAGCCTCACCCCGCTTTTCTCTCCCACATCCCACTACTCTCCTGACAGAGGCAGGGCGATCAGCCCGGTCTCAGGTAGCccaggtgctggtgctggtgctgggggagggggtgtgcgCAGCTCACCTGGGTTCACAGACACCACAACGGAGAAGGTGGGGTCAACCCACAGTGTGTCGATCCCACACTTGTATGTTCCTGCATCGCCTTCTGTGAGGCTCTTCAAGGTCACTGTGAAGGTGAGGTCTGCAGGATGGTCCCTGATGGACACGCGGCCTTTCGTCACTTCTCTCTGTGACTCTGTGGTCTCCACGATCTTCTTCCACACACATGGGCTTTTGCACCAGTATTTGTCATGGTCTCTGAATCCCTCCTTGTACTGACACCGCACGCTCAGGGATCCCCCCACGGTGCCCGACACGGAGTCGGGGCCACGCAGAGACGAACAGCCTGGAAAACACAGCCGAGTGTGGCCCCTCAGCAGACGGGCCTGGGTTAGGGAGATCTGGGGACAAGGTGATCCTTGAGTCCCTCGAGGGCCCTCAGGGTCTGGCAGAGGCCTTTCCTGAGACCAGAGGGAGGGGAAGTAGCTCCCCCGTCACTGAGAGGCACAAGGACAGGGTGTCCGtggcatgggtgtgtgtgtgatgcaCTGAGACGTCATTTCTGACCGTGACACCATGGGTAAGGGTGGTCCTCTCGTCACTGCTGCTCTGTCCTGAAGAGTGGACACGACTCACCTGCTTAGGCACTGAATCTTCCTGTCACTGCTGAGGCCATGTTGGCTGATCCTAGAATCTTCTCTGCTCTCCTGCCTTCCCCCTACATCCACCTTCCCTCCCTTTGGGCCGCCCTGCATCCAcactccccctgcctccctccctcactcccactTGGGGCAGACTTCCCTGCCAGGGCTTGGCCCCACTCACCTGGAACCTGCAAAAGGAGCAGAGCTGCAGGTAGCCACACCATCCAGTCCCACGTGGTCATGTCTGCAGCACAGCTGTCACCCCTGCAATGCCAGGCACCTGGGGGGGTACCAATTTCAAGCCTCAAAAACAGAGGATCTGGTGTCCACACCCCACTTCTGCTTTCTCAGCCCTCTTTGCTTCCTCATCCAACTTGTCATTGTTCTCCACAACCTTCTTCCACGATGACTCAAGCTGCTTGGGTGTATGAAGTTCAGGGAGGGAGGAGCACAGGCTGAGAAAGagccctggacctagtgactcaggCACCTCTCAATCCCAATGACGGGAAGGCTCCAGAGCCAGGTCCAGGACTGGACTGGGATTGCTGAACCTTCCACAGCCCACAGCTGCTCCTCCCATGGTCCACACTCACTGCACACAGTGGAGGCTTTCCTCCTCATTGGAACTTCCGTACCTTGTGACACATCACTTCCTTTATCAAGACGGACCATGTCCGGGGTGGATCCCAGAGCAGCCCATCCTCTCCGCCCTCAGTGGTGATCACATTGGTATTAGGATCCCGCAGCCTGCAGCTCCAAGCACCCACAATCCACATGGGACATCTGTTCTCCTCTGGCCACACAAGTTGACACTGTGATCTCAGATGCTTTCAAAGGTCCCATTTTGGTTCTGGGTTCCCAAGCAGGGTACAAATCCCTCAGGCTGTGCTTCCCTCCTGTGCGTTTCTCTGTTTTCCAGACACAGATGTAGAGTGATGTCACCAACCCCATGAGCAcctcccttttgatttcttcttcttttttttaaatttttttttatttcttcttctttgggaagTCCACGCTACTGTGACTCACAGGGCAGAGTATTGAGAATGGACAAGAGTGACCAGAGATGGAAGGTGCTGATGGGGCGGTGGGGACATGGGACGGTGAGACTGGGCTCCTCCTCTCCATCCAATGGCCCAAGGGGGTGGTTGTGTAATGAGAGCGTGGTCTGCCAAAGCACTGCCTGCCAGGATCCCTTTTGGTTCAGAGAGGTGACGAGGGTGTCTTCCAGGTGCAGAGATAGGGGATGGTTCTCTCCAGGAGGTGGGAAGGCGGGTCTGTCCTAACTTAAATTGGTTCATTCTCATGACCTGATGGGTTTGGGGTGAGGTTGCCCTAGAAATGGCAGGGAGGCAGGTCAAGGTGCCACACCCAACATCTTGCCTGGGCTATGCCAGCTTCTGAACCTTGTCATGCACAACCAGATCCATCAATTCCCCCGAAACACTCTCTCCCCAGATCTTCTCTTCCTCCACACTCTTATCCAGATCAAAGGCAACAATACTCCCAGGGTTATTGTAACCAGACCCTGTCACCCGGgcttcctctctctgccactccccccaaaTGCTTATTCTGGAGCTTTCCATCTGCCCATATGCCCTCTTCCTCCTGACATCACAACTGTCCTTTATCTTCTCAGTGCAGTGGTGACATCCCTGTTCTTCTCAGTTCACTCATGCCTGgtccttcctcttttccattcATCAGCAAGAGAACACTTGTCAGTATACCCTGGACACCTTTTGTCCCACACCATTCAAATGAAACCCACTCTCCTTGCTTGGCTTACACAGCCTGAGTGGGTCTGGCCACGGCTATGTTTGCAGTTCCGTCTTGCTCCCAACCCCAAGCGGCCTGTGCTCCAACCACAGTGCCTGACCTTCCCCAGGGCTTTACcatctgcttgttcctctctctgGACCCTTTGCCCAATTCTTCTCACTGCTCTTTCCTTCTTACTCTTTAGATTTCACCTTGGATGTCACTTCTTCAGCAAGTCCTTCCAGATCACTCTTCCAAGGGGTCACTCTGTTATCCCAATCACCGACCCCTGTTTGGTTCCTCCATAGTTCACCAAACCTCATTAATACAGTTTCTTTTGGTGGTTTCTATCCATCTCCACCCTAGGACAGAGCTCATATCATAGCACTGTTCTGGATCTGTTCCATTCATCACAGAATGACCTGGGGCCCAGTTGCAGTATATCACAAATGGTCAGCttatgataaatatttactgaatgagtgaatgagtgaatccagtgaatgaataaagagtgAATTGGCAGCAGATATTGACCCTAAGCAAGTGTGGTCGAACTAGATTCGATATCTGTCACAGCATAACAAATTCCCCCAACACATTAGCAGCTGAAAACGACAAACATTTCTTATCTCACACTTCCTGAGAGTCACAAATCTGAGAGTGGCTTATCTGGGTAGCTGTGGCTCAGGGTGTCTCTTGCAC
This window contains:
- the LOC144286972 gene encoding protein CD300H-like isoform X1, which encodes MTTWDWMVWLPAALLLLQVPGCSSLRGPDSVSGTVGGSLSVRCQYKEGFRDHDKYWCKSPCVWKKIVETTESQREVTKGRVSIRDHPADLTFTVTLKSLTEGDAGTYKCGIDTLWVDPTFSVVVSVNPGDPSSGRPTSTSVLSTILPASTWSTTTPQETSNSRQRPGERTFPWSPAGLRSQLSGACRNQSPRTGKSKCPGWRVILLKTRPLTEGRGPCSAGSTSCS
- the LOC144286972 gene encoding CMRF35-like molecule 6 isoform X2, yielding MTTWDWMVWLPAALLLLQVPGCSSLRGPDSVSGTVGGSLSVRCQYKEGFRDHDKYWCKSPCVWKKIVETTESQREVTKGRVSIRDHPADLTFTVTLKSLTEGDAGTYKCGIDTLWVDPTFSVVVSVNPGDPSSGRPTSTSVLSTILPASTWSTTTPQETSNSRQRPGPWMESHPVEDQASDGGERSLLSRIYFLLLIFLEVPLLLGFLSAVL